A part of Tigriopus californicus strain San Diego chromosome 10, Tcal_SD_v2.1, whole genome shotgun sequence genomic DNA contains:
- the LOC131889526 gene encoding protein FRA10AC1 homolog has product MKPNPSPLVNIATVMNFAAEGTDYDSTFEEDPEPTSSGSARKPSHHRRQAHLQHNLLVKDRPKREPKADQSVFREEASRDEGRRIRAQVLSLSAYDRHKQLINDYVLYFPGATDRLQRDTSRDRRDIDVIRANHKFLWDDEGSGQPQRAETLTWGQRLAQKYYEKLFKEYCICDVSRYKENKVAMRWRTEAEVKAGKGQFVCGSRKCDENAILRTWEVNFGYVEEARKKNALVKVRLCPDCSYKLNYFHKKKDVTKDRQSKRNQEKKRKRRHPSDSESQDETGLSQQERDLLEKKKKLDEERSEKKDAKKASEIWSAPVETEQEKSREDDFSEYLEDLFM; this is encoded by the coding sequence ATGAAACCCAATCCCAGCCCTCTGGTTAACATCGCCACAGTGATGAATTTCGCGGCTGAAGGGACGGATTACGATTCCACTTTCGAAGAGGATCCCGAACCGACGTCCTCGGGTTCCGCGCGGAAACCCAGCCACCACCGTCGACAAGCCCACCTTCAACACAATCTTCTGGTCAAAGATCGACCCAAGCGAGAGCCCAAGGCCGATCAGTCGGTCTTCCGTGAAGAAGCTAGCCGGGATGAAGGTCGTCGGATTCGCGCCCAAGTCCTCTCACTTTCGGCTTATGATCGCCATAAGCAATTGATCAACGATTATGTCCTATACTTTCCCGGAGCCACGGATCGACTTCAACGCGACACTTCACGAGATCGACGGGATATCGATGTGATCCGGGCCAATCATAAGTTTCTCTGGGATGACGAAGGATCGGGTCAGCCCCAGAGAGCCGAGACCCTCACTTGGGGTCAACGTTTGGCCCAGAAGTATTACGAGAAACTCTTCAAAGAGTACTGCATCTGCGATGTGAGTCGATACAAGGAGAACAAAGTGGCCATGCGATGGCGAACCGAGGCCGAAGTGAAGGCCGGCAAAGGCCAATTTGTGTGCGGGTCTCGGAAATGTGATGAGAATGCCATTCTGAGGACGTGGGAGGTCAATTTCGGTTATGTGGAGGAGGCGAGGAAGAAGAATGCCTTGGTGAAAGTACGACTGTGTCCGGATTGCTCGTACAAATTGAACTACTTCCATAAAAAGAAGGATGTGACCAAAGACAGGCAGAGTAAGAGGAACCAAGAGAAGAAACGGAAGCGGAGACATCCATCGGATAGCGAGTCTCAGGATGAGACTGGCTTGTCCCAACAAGAGCGAGATCTcctggagaagaaaaagaaactggaTGAGGAGCGTTCGGAGAAGAAGGACGCGAAGAAAGCCTCCGAGATTTGGAGTGCACCCGTGGAAACGGAGCAAGAGAAGTCGCGGGAAGATGACTTTTCTGAATATCTCGAGGATCTATTCATGTGA
- the LOC131889531 gene encoding histone H4 — protein MTGRGKGGKGLGKGGAKRHRKVLRDNIQGITKPAIRRLARRGGVKRISGLIYEETRGVLKVFLENVIRDAVTYTEHAKRKTVTAMDVVYALKRQGRTLYGFGG, from the coding sequence ATGACTGGTCGAGGAAAAGGAGGCAAAGGGCTGGGCAAGGGAGGTGCCAAGCGTCATCGGAAGGTTCTCCGCGATAACATCCAAGGAATTACCAAGCCCGCCATCCGTCGATTGGCACGCCGTGGAGGCGTGAAGCGCATTTCCGGCCTGATCTACGAAGAGACCCGGGGGGTGCTGAAGGTCTTTCTGGAGAACGTGATTAGAGATGCCGTCACCTACACCGAACACGCCAAACGCAAGACTGTCACCGCCATGGATGTGGTGTACGCCCTAAAACGACAAGGGCGAACATTGTACGGATTTGGCGGTTGA
- the LOC131889525 gene encoding retinol dehydrogenase 13-like — MNVQVAQNLATAGVGAVSVYFLREWFKGGVCTSQARMDGQTVVITGCNVGIGKETALDLSQRGAKVVMACRNLELAHKAADDIRQATQGNVVVYQCDLANLKSVRRFAQEVNEKEERIDVLINNAGVMMCPYSKTEDGFEMQIGTNHLGHFLLTNLLLDKIKASAPARIVHVSSRAHERGQMDLDDLQWEKKKYNSMNAYGQSKLANVLFSNELARRLHGTGVTSNSLHPGVVKTELGRHIEAAIGPLKYLLYFFVFFFMKNAKEGAQTSIHCAVEETLKEESGKYFSDCKEKEAQPLAKDEGLAKRLWELSSKLVNLNES, encoded by the coding sequence ATGAACGTCCAAGTGGCTCAGAATCTCGCCACGGCCGGTGTGGGTGCCGTGAGCGTCTACTTCTTGCGAGAGTGGTTCAAGGGCGGAGTATGCACCAGTCAAGCTCGAATGGACGGTCAGACCGTGGTCATCACGGGCTGCAATGTCGGAATTGGCAAGGAAACCGCTTTGGATCTCAGCCAACGAGGAGCCAAGGTGGTGATGGCCTGTCGAAATCTTGAGCTGGCCCACAAGGCGGCCGATGATATCCGTCAAGCCACGCAAGGAAACGTGGTGGTCTATCAATGTGATTTGGCCAATCTCAAGTCCGTGCGGCGGTTCGCCCAAGAGGTGAACGAAAAAGAAGAGCGCATCGACGTCCTCATCAATAACGCCGGCGTCATGATGTGTCCGTATTCGAAGACGGAAGATGGTTTCGAGATGCAGATTGGCACCAACCACTTGGGGCATTTTCTACTCACCAACCTGCTTTTGGATAAGATCAAGGCCTCGGCTCCGGCTAGGATCGTCCACGTGTCTTCTCGTGCTCATGAGCGAGGTCAAATGGACTTGGACGATCTTCaatgggaaaagaagaaatataACAGCATGAACGCCTACGGCCAATCCAAATTGGCCAATGTTCTGTTCTCCAATGAACTAGCTCGTCGATTGCACGGAACGGGCGTCACTTCCAACTCACTCCATCCAGGTGTGGTGAAAACTGAACTGGGACGACATATTGAGGCGGCCATTGGACCCTTGAAGTATCTACTCTACTTCTTTGTGTTCTTCTTCATGAAAAACGCCAAGGAAGGGGCCCAAACTTCGATCCATTGTGCCGTGGAGGAGACTTTGAAGGAGGAGAGCGGAAAATACTTTTCGGattgcaaagaaaaagaggctCAACCCCTAGCCAAAGATGAGGGCTTGGCCAAGAGACTCTGGGAGCTATCATCCAAATTGGTCAACCTCAACGAGAGCTAA
- the LOC131887607 gene encoding zinc finger protein 425-like — protein MDFSRFLEVIFVEGDETLPNVHRPSTKRPMGPPRPPLTCSVTIEPVPEGGKPVAVIQCPACRHTLKSSEALEVHRRTFHADYSDLSQSIAYPCQECDMTFPRKVLLDEHMICHIRVPLEPSSLDLEQSPQERKSFQCPVCSKRFQTNRLLKQHGKIHDENRVRSHKCPECSSAFFVKYKLARHMKLHKNEVVFKDISKVHQTCGTSGTDWTNVFPCSLCAKTFKSRRLLRAHKAIHAKIRVRSHVCALCSRGFYVKHKLERHLKIHDEK, from the coding sequence ATGGACTTTAGTCGGTTTTTGGAAGTGATTTTTGTCGAAGGGGACGAAACACTGCCCAATGTTCATAGGCCATCCACCAAACGTCCGATGGGACCCCCTCGTCCACCTTTGACTTGTTCGGTGACGATTGAGCCTGTTCCTGAGGGTGGGAAACCTGTTGCTGTGATCCAATGCCCTGCTTGCCGACACACTCTGAAATCGTCCGAGGCTTTGGAGGTTCATCGGCGCACATTCCATGCCGATTATTCGGACCTTTCCCAATCGATAGCTTACCCTTGCCAGGAGTGTGACATGACGTTCCCTCGGAAGGTTTTACTGGACGAACATATGATTTGTCATATTCGTGTTCCTTTGGAGCCATCTAGTCTGGACTTGGAACAGAGCCCTCAAGAGAGGAAATCTTTCCAGTGTCCCGTTTGTAGCAAACGCTTTCAAACGAATCGCCTATTGAAACAACATGGGAAAATCCATGACGAGAACCGGGTCCGAAGCCATAAATGTCCGGAGTGTTCCAGCGCCTTCTTTGTCAAGTACAAATTGGCTCGACATATGAAGCTCCACAAGAATGAGGTTGTGTTCAAAGACATATCCAAGGTCCACCAGACATGTGGGACAAGTGGGACGGATTGGACAAATGTGTTTCCGTGCTCGTTGTGCGCCAAAACCTTCAAGTCGAGAAGGCTTCTGCGAGCTCACAAGGCCATTCACGCTAAAATTCGGGTACGGAGTCATGTGTGTGCTCTCTGCTCGAGAGGCTTCTACGTGAAACATAAATTGGAACGACACTTGAAGATCCATGATGAAAAGTAA